A genomic stretch from Bradyrhizobium quebecense includes:
- a CDS encoding Ulp1 family isopeptidase, with translation MDFTSTSRLQQQSNSAAQQETAPVSPSTDAAAFERQLSEITRPGDRVLMQTPPHQVAASPSEAQPIMQASGRECPPASQGKGGGPMPGASALQPGQSTEVYGTRRRPLYSQDADLILELEEAFIKGGAAERTAKENVGHLLRLGRWLFENKKQAIAARLDDESLTVDACEFFGKGNPTRLLTAIGHLRTSQSTGGIVPIADRAKLNPYPQDAALIKEYKNEATTGTASTYAFALSSFSDYLRENNKKGIAARLSGKALDGDVGDYKKDAGGNRRIGAALTHLRKSSAGAKAMELERHISPFPDPERAALMEPRRVSDAAAEHSASQRAFSRPEELPAEGYDQDLVLGLMDEPGPSHSALQPARSTGVRRKQPLYSEDGPLISGLEKALIKGGATEITAKANVWPLRSFGRWLVANNKESIAARLNDESLTVDAREFFGKGNPTRLLTAIGHLRTSQSTGGIVPIADRAKLNPYPQDAALIKEYKNEAATGTAITYAFTLSSFSDYLRENNKPGIAVRLSGKALDGDVEDYKKDAGGNRRIGAALAYLRKSSAGAKAMELERHISPFPDPEDAALMETRRVGDAAARHNASQRAFSWPEKLPAEAHDQDLVLGLMDEPGPSSSALQPARSTGVRRKQSLYSEDAPLISGLEEALIKGGATETTAKYNVNRLLSFGRWLFANNKKSIAARLDDESLTVDAREFFGKGNPTRLLTAIDHLRTSQSTGGIVPIADRAKLNSYPQDAALIKEYKNEATTGTASTYAFALSSFSDYLRENNKKGIAARLSGKALDGDVEDYKDAGGNRRIGAALTHLRKSQAGAKAMELERHISPGPDPEDAALMEPMPAGGAAAQHSASQDAGSWPKELLPVEGYDQDLLWELMDEPGPSSSLLEPAARHDQSSDPGESIRPLNWGYDRQQFPDEPIGALAKSNLLPSEEVVINDEHDTAELRPAKRPRTLDNLHGVAIERQLSEIVASGGRLLTSAPTHQLGASPWQAQPTMQGSGYQDATALQRAVSRPLVLPEGYNQDLRLMVEDGPPWPGVPPEQAQDIVQAGQQEPAWSASTWSPQMPLNFDWSMWPMLEASPAQAARARSSTYAGLEPFLALNAPTPSELGDDAHFAPAHSTRAPSDIYAGLEPFLALNAPTPSELRDDAHFEPAQAAGARSSTYGGPPLVDLTAATPSESRGDVNSVPAFPSTSYDAQIGALGPTASPHGRGLVLEDTEWLGDEHVLRDYQLLAQELGGDNPNLAARTRFVDPLITLVSLRLGTESEMLRAFQRIVHDQNGDDTADFLFLPVNNARATNLPGTHWSLLFVDRRDRERPVAYRYDSMGEYNNTPAAELAARLGARLESRGMTQQLNTYDCGVFVVDGTRALVRQLEQGRAPHLLNLSSLVANRRALQNRLRG, from the coding sequence ATGGATTTCACCTCAACTAGCCGATTGCAGCAACAATCGAACAGCGCCGCCCAGCAAGAGACTGCACCGGTGTCCCCGTCGACAGACGCGGCGGCCTTTGAGCGGCAGCTAAGCGAGATCACCCGTCCAGGTGATCGTGTGCTGATGCAGACCCCCCCCCATCAAGTCGCCGCATCGCCATCGGAGGCGCAGCCCATCATGCAGGCGAGCGGGCGCGAATGCCCTCCAGCGTCGCAGGGTAAAGGCGGCGGGCCGATGCCAGGCGCCTCGGCGCTGCAGCCTGGCCAGTCAACAGAGGTTTACGGTACCCGCAGGCGTCCTCTTTATTCCCAAGATGCTGACCTTATTTTGGAGCTTGAGGAGGCCTTCATCAAAGGGGGGGCTGCCGAACGCACTGCCAAGGAGAATGTAGGTCATCTTCTCAGATTGGGCCGCTGGCTCTTTGAAAACAAAAAGCAGGCCATTGCTGCTCGGCTCGACGACGAGTCGTTGACCGTTGATGCGTGCGAGTTCTTCGGAAAGGGTAATCCCACGAGACTCCTTACGGCAATAGGTCATCTCCGGACCTCGCAGTCGACGGGCGGAATCGTGCCGATCGCAGACCGCGCTAAGCTGAATCCTTATCCCCAGGACGCGGCTCTCATCAAAGAGTACAAAAACGAAGCAACGACAGGTACCGCCAGTACCTATGCATTTGCCCTTAGCAGTTTCAGTGACTACCTGCGTGAAAACAACAAGAAGGGCATTGCTGCTCGGCTTTCCGGCAAGGCGTTGGATGGAGATGTCGGAGACTATAAGAAGGACGCCGGTGGTAATAGGCGGATCGGTGCCGCACTGACCCATCTCCGAAAATCGTCGGCCGGCGCTAAGGCGATGGAGCTTGAGCGCCATATTTCCCCCTTTCCTGATCCCGAACGCGCGGCCCTGATGGAGCCGAGGCGGGTCAGCGACGCCGCTGCGGAGCACAGCGCGTCGCAGCGAGCTTTCAGTCGGCCAGAGGAGCTTCCTGCAGAAGGCTACGATCAGGATTTGGTTTTGGGGCTGATGGACGAACCCGGTCCGTCGCACTCGGCGCTGCAGCCGGCTCGATCAACTGGGGTTCGCAGGAAGCAGCCTCTTTATTCCGAGGACGGTCCCCTTATTTCGGGGCTTGAGAAGGCCCTCATCAAGGGCGGGGCCACCGAAATCACCGCCAAGGCCAATGTATGGCCCCTTCGCAGCTTTGGCCGCTGGCTTGTCGCAAATAACAAAGAGTCCATTGCTGCTCGGCTTAACGACGAGTCGTTGACCGTTGATGCGCGCGAGTTCTTCGGAAAGGGTAACCCCACGAGACTCCTTACGGCAATAGGTCATCTCCGGACCTCGCAGTCGACAGGCGGAATCGTGCCGATCGCAGACCGCGCTAAGCTGAATCCTTATCCCCAGGACGCGGCTCTCATCAAAGAGTACAAAAACGAAGCAGCGACAGGTACCGCCATTACCTATGCATTTACCCTTAGCAGTTTCAGTGACTACCTGCGTGAAAACAACAAGCCGGGCATTGCTGTTCGGCTTTCCGGCAAGGCGTTGGATGGAGATGTCGAGGATTATAAGAAGGACGCCGGTGGTAATAGGCGGATCGGTGCCGCGCTGGCCTATCTCCGAAAATCGTCGGCCGGCGCTAAGGCGATGGAGCTCGAGCGCCATATTTCCCCCTTTCCTGATCCCGAAGACGCGGCCCTGATGGAGACGAGGCGGGTCGGCGACGCCGCTGCGCGGCACAACGCGTCGCAGCGAGCTTTCAGTTGGCCAGAGAAGCTTCCTGCGGAAGCCCACGATCAGGATTTGGTTTTGGGGCTGATGGACGAACCCGGCCCGTCGTCCTCGGCGCTGCAGCCGGCTCGATCAACTGGGGTTCGCAGGAAGCAGTCTCTTTATTCCGAGGACGCTCCCCTTATTTCGGGGCTTGAGGAGGCCCTCATCAAGGGCGGGGCCACCGAAACCACTGCCAAGTACAATGTAAATCGCCTTCTCAGCTTTGGCCGCTGGCTCTTCGCAAATAACAAAAAGTCCATTGCTGCTCGGCTCGACGACGAGTCGTTGACTGTTGATGCGCGCGAGTTCTTCGGAAAGGGTAATCCCACGAGACTCCTTACGGCAATAGATCATCTCCGGACCTCGCAGTCGACGGGCGGAATCGTGCCGATCGCAGACCGCGCTAAGCTGAATTCTTATCCCCAGGACGCGGCTCTCATCAAGGAGTACAAAAACGAAGCAACGACAGGTACCGCCAGTACCTATGCATTTGCCCTTAGCAGTTTCAGTGACTACCTGCGTGAAAACAACAAGAAGGGCATTGCTGCTCGGCTTTCCGGCAAGGCGTTGGATGGAGATGTCGAGGACTATAAGGACGCCGGTGGTAATAGGCGGATCGGTGCCGCACTGACCCATCTCCGAAAATCGCAGGCTGGCGCTAAAGCGATGGAGCTCGAGCGCCATATTTCCCCCGGTCCTGATCCCGAAGACGCGGCACTGATGGAGCCGATGCCCGCCGGCGGCGCCGCTGCGCAGCACAGCGCGTCGCAGGACGCGGGCAGTTGGCCAAAGGAGCTGCTTCCTGTAGAAGGCTACGATCAGGATTTGCTTTGGGAGCTGATGGACGAACCCGGCCCGTCGTCATCTCTTCTTGAGCCAGCCGCGCGCCATGACCAGTCATCGGATCCCGGAGAGTCCATTCGTCCCTTGAATTGGGGCTACGACCGCCAGCAGTTCCCGGACGAGCCGATCGGTGCACTTGCCAAGAGCAACCTCCTGCCAAGCGAGGAGGTCGTCATCAACGATGAGCATGACACAGCTGAATTGAGGCCAGCGAAGAGGCCGAGGACCCTAGACAATCTGCACGGCGTTGCCATTGAGCGGCAACTGAGCGAGATCGTCGCTTCAGGCGGTCGCCTGCTGACGTCGGCCCCCACCCATCAACTGGGTGCATCGCCATGGCAGGCGCAGCCGACGATGCAGGGGAGTGGGTACCAAGATGCCACGGCGCTGCAGCGAGCTGTCAGTCGGCCATTGGTCCTCCCGGAAGGTTATAATCAGGATCTGCGTTTGATGGTGGAAGACGGCCCACCGTGGCCCGGGGTTCCCCCGGAGCAGGCGCAGGACATAGTCCAAGCTGGACAGCAGGAACCTGCCTGGTCCGCCTCAACCTGGTCGCCGCAGATGCCGCTCAACTTTGATTGGAGTATGTGGCCGATGCTGGAAGCATCGCCAGCGCAGGCTGCCAGGGCTCGTTCAAGCACCTACGCTGGTCTTGAGCCATTTCTTGCTCTGAATGCGCCGACACCGTCCGAGTTGGGCGACGACGCTCACTTTGCGCCAGCGCACTCTACCAGGGCTCCCTCAGACATCTACGCTGGTCTTGAGCCATTTCTTGCTCTGAATGCGCCGACACCGTCCGAGTTGCGCGACGATGCTCACTTTGAGCCAGCGCAGGCTGCCGGGGCTCGCTCAAGCACCTACGGCGGTCCTCCATTGGTTGATCTGACTGCGGCCACGCCGTCTGAATCACGCGGCGATGTTAATTCTGTGCCGGCGTTTCCGAGCACCTCCTACGATGCTCAGATCGGGGCTTTAGGTCCGACAGCCTCGCCTCACGGCCGCGGGCTGGTGCTCGAGGACACGGAATGGCTGGGCGACGAGCATGTCCTGAGAGATTACCAGCTCCTGGCGCAAGAGTTGGGGGGGGACAATCCGAATCTCGCCGCCCGGACGCGGTTCGTGGATCCTCTCATAACCCTTGTTAGCCTGCGCTTGGGCACCGAGAGCGAAATGCTACGCGCATTCCAGCGCATCGTCCATGATCAGAATGGTGACGACACAGCCGACTTCCTGTTCCTGCCAGTGAACAATGCCCGTGCTACGAATCTCCCCGGCACCCATTGGTCGTTGCTGTTTGTTGATCGCCGCGACCGCGAAAGGCCGGTTGCCTATCGCTACGACTCCATGGGGGAATACAACAACACGCCCGCAGCAGAGCTCGCAGCAAGGCTGGGCGCCCGCCTGGAGTCACGCGGCATGACCCAGCAGCTGAACACTTATGATTGCGGCGTCTTCGTGGTGGACGGCACGCGGGCGCTGGTTAGGCAATTGGAGCAAGGACGAGCACCACACCTGCTGAACCTCAGCAGCCTCGTTGCCAATCGGCGGGCGCTGCAGAACCGACTCAGGGGCTGA
- a CDS encoding transposase, with protein sequence MTTKTRRKIDAALKAKIALEAVREQATVADLAQRYEVHPNQIYAWKKQLLDQAARTLMWVPGARARKRANARSRSCTPRLDN encoded by the coding sequence ATGACGACGAAGACGAGACGCAAGATCGACGCGGCACTGAAGGCAAAGATTGCGCTGGAAGCCGTGCGGGAGCAGGCGACGGTGGCCGATCTGGCCCAGCGCTATGAGGTTCACCCGAACCAGATCTATGCCTGGAAGAAGCAACTGCTGGACCAGGCGGCGCGGACTTTGATGTGGGTGCCGGGCGCGAGAGCGAGGAAACGCGCGAACGCGAGATCGAGAAGCTGCACGCCAAGATTGGACAACTGA
- a CDS encoding SDR family oxidoreductase, whose product MSTPDRRGMLDRADKALSIPSAMPVAWHRALRGLPAAPVFGRLDAAYNNAGVQNVAVEAAESTREDFDRVISINLRGVWSCMKFELRQMLKQANGAIVNCSSIGGLVAGPKRGTYQASKHGVLGLTKSAALDYAARGIRINAVCPGIIHTAMLDKMMATQADALNAMLQNVPIGRLGRPEEIASAVLWLCSSEASFMVGHALAVDGGYTIR is encoded by the coding sequence ATGAGCACGCCGGACCGTCGAGGAATGCTCGATCGCGCGGACAAGGCGCTGTCGATCCCGTCGGCAATGCCTGTTGCTTGGCATCGCGCGCTCCGGGGTCTACCGGCCGCCCCTGTCTTCGGCAGGCTTGATGCCGCCTACAACAATGCCGGCGTCCAGAATGTCGCGGTGGAAGCTGCCGAGTCCACACGGGAGGATTTTGACCGAGTGATTTCGATCAATCTGCGCGGCGTATGGAGTTGCATGAAATTCGAGCTCCGACAGATGCTCAAGCAGGCTAACGGTGCAATCGTCAACTGCTCTTCCATCGGCGGCTTGGTCGCCGGCCCCAAACGCGGAACATACCAGGCCTCGAAGCACGGGGTGTTGGGGCTCACGAAAAGCGCAGCGCTCGACTACGCCGCAAGGGGCATTCGCATCAATGCGGTATGCCCGGGTATCATCCATACGGCAATGTTAGACAAGATGATGGCCACTCAGGCAGACGCCCTCAACGCGATGCTGCAGAACGTTCCCATCGGCCGGCTTGGCCGCCCCGAAGAGATCGCAAGCGCCGTGCTCTGGTTGTGCAGCTCAGAAGCAAGTTTCATGGTCGGTCACGCGCTCGCCGTGGATGGCGGCTATACCATACGTTGA
- a CDS encoding LysR family transcriptional regulator: MRRGNLDDLSVFLVVAQEGSFTKAAAKLGVSQSALSYTVKELEARLKLRLLTRTTRSVSPTAAGERLLRNVSPRIEEIEGELAALSDLREKPSGTIRITATEYATDAVLLPKLAKLLRENSDIKVEIVSDYGLTDIVAQRFDAGVRDGEQVAKDMIAVRIGPDARMAVVGAPSYFKNQPVPKKPQDLVEHNCINLRLPTHGGLYAWEFGKGSRALKVRVEGQLFFSTTTQMFHAALAGLGLAYLPEGLVQPHINKGRLKRVLDDWCPPYPGYHLYYPSRRQPSAAFALLVEALRHRP, encoded by the coding sequence ATGCGGCGTGGCAATCTCGACGATCTCTCGGTCTTTCTCGTCGTCGCCCAGGAGGGGAGTTTCACAAAGGCAGCGGCGAAACTAGGCGTGTCGCAGTCGGCGCTCAGCTACACCGTCAAGGAGCTCGAAGCCCGTCTCAAGCTGCGCCTGCTGACGCGCACTACGCGGAGCGTGTCGCCCACGGCTGCCGGCGAGCGCCTTCTGCGAAACGTCAGCCCGAGGATAGAGGAGATCGAGGGGGAGCTTGCGGCCCTGAGCGACCTTCGGGAAAAACCCTCGGGCACGATCCGCATCACGGCCACCGAATATGCCACCGACGCCGTACTCCTGCCGAAGCTCGCGAAGCTGCTTCGCGAAAATTCGGACATCAAGGTCGAGATCGTCAGCGATTACGGGCTGACGGATATCGTCGCGCAGCGCTTCGATGCCGGGGTGCGGGACGGCGAGCAGGTGGCGAAGGACATGATCGCCGTTCGCATCGGACCGGATGCACGCATGGCCGTGGTCGGCGCTCCGTCCTATTTCAAAAATCAGCCCGTACCGAAGAAGCCGCAAGACTTGGTTGAGCACAATTGCATCAATCTGCGTCTGCCCACCCATGGTGGCTTATACGCCTGGGAGTTCGGCAAGGGCTCACGCGCACTGAAAGTTCGCGTCGAAGGCCAACTGTTCTTCAGCACCACGACCCAGATGTTCCACGCCGCGCTCGCAGGTTTGGGATTGGCCTATCTGCCGGAGGGTCTGGTGCAACCACACATCAACAAGGGCCGGCTTAAACGGGTGCTTGACGACTGGTGCCCTCCGTATCCGGGCTACCATCTGTACTATCCCAGCCGGCGCCAACCCTCTGCGGCCTTTGCGCTGTTGGTAGAGGCGCTCCGGCATCGTCCCTGA
- a CDS encoding cupin domain-containing protein: MDIKRNGSRPSGKGPEAWFSGSVRVDPLFQVGDPTRISGGQVTFEAGARTMWHTHPLGQTLIVTTGLGWVQSEGSPVEEIRPGDVVWFPPGEKHWHGATPTNAMTHIAITESLDGKNVEWMEKVSDEQYHK; the protein is encoded by the coding sequence ATGGACATCAAACGCAACGGCTCGCGGCCGTCCGGCAAAGGTCCCGAAGCATGGTTCAGCGGTAGCGTCCGGGTGGATCCGCTGTTTCAGGTGGGCGACCCGACACGCATCAGCGGCGGTCAAGTGACCTTTGAGGCAGGTGCCCGAACCATGTGGCACACCCACCCGCTCGGCCAGACTCTCATCGTCACGACCGGACTTGGCTGGGTGCAGAGCGAGGGTAGCCCGGTCGAGGAAATCCGCCCCGGCGATGTCGTCTGGTTTCCGCCTGGCGAGAAGCATTGGCATGGCGCGACACCGACGAATGCGATGACGCACATCGCCATCACGGAATCGCTCGACGGCAAGAATGTCGAGTGGATGGAAAAGGTCAGCGACGAGCAATACCACAAGTGA
- a CDS encoding aldo/keto reductase yields MQTRKLGDLTVSAIGLGCMGLNYHRGPAPNRADMIALVRAAVERGVTFFDTAEVYGPFTNEELVGEALEPFRRDVVIATKFGHDLDTDGLDSRPERIRQAVEGSLKRLRVEAIDLLYQHRVDPDVPIEDVAGAVRDLIAQGKVKHFGLSEAGASTIRRAHAVQRVAAVQSEYSLWWRQPEKEVLPVCGELGIGFVPFSPLGRGFLTGKIDETTSFGGNDNRASLPRFTPEARKANRAVVDLLERIGAQKRATPAQIALAWLLAQKPWIVPIPGTTKLGRLDENIGAAAIELTREDIRNMDAAAAKIKIVGDRYPPAEAERAQR; encoded by the coding sequence ATGCAAACGCGCAAGCTTGGCGATCTTACCGTCTCGGCCATCGGCCTGGGCTGCATGGGCCTCAACTACCATCGGGGTCCCGCTCCGAACCGCGCCGACATGATCGCGCTCGTCCGGGCCGCTGTCGAGCGCGGCGTCACCTTCTTCGACACCGCCGAGGTCTACGGCCCGTTCACGAACGAGGAACTCGTAGGCGAGGCGCTGGAGCCGTTCCGGAGGGACGTCGTCATCGCCACCAAGTTCGGCCACGACCTTGATACCGACGGGCTCGACAGTCGCCCCGAACGCATACGACAGGCCGTCGAAGGCTCGTTGAAGCGGCTGCGGGTCGAGGCGATCGACCTGCTGTACCAGCATCGGGTCGATCCCGACGTTCCGATCGAGGACGTCGCCGGCGCGGTGAGGGATCTCATCGCCCAAGGCAAGGTCAAGCACTTCGGCCTGAGCGAGGCTGGCGCCTCGACCATCCGCCGCGCCCATGCCGTGCAGCGGGTCGCGGCGGTCCAGAGCGAATATTCGCTCTGGTGGCGCCAGCCCGAGAAGGAGGTGCTGCCGGTCTGCGGCGAGCTGGGGATCGGCTTCGTCCCCTTCAGTCCCCTCGGACGGGGATTTCTGACAGGCAAGATCGACGAGACCACCTCGTTCGGTGGCAACGATAACCGCGCGAGCCTGCCGCGCTTCACTCCCGAGGCGCGCAAGGCTAACCGTGCTGTGGTCGATTTGCTGGAACGGATCGGCGCGCAGAAGCGCGCCACGCCTGCGCAGATCGCGCTGGCCTGGCTGCTGGCGCAGAAGCCGTGGATCGTCCCGATCCCCGGCACGACCAAGCTCGGCCGCCTCGATGAGAACATCGGCGCGGCCGCGATCGAGCTTACGCGCGAGGACATCCGCAACATGGATGCCGCCGCCGCGAAGATCAAAATCGTAGGCGACCGCTACCCGCCGGCAGAAGCCGAGCGCGCGCAGCGCTGA
- a CDS encoding SDR family NAD(P)-dependent oxidoreductase, translated as MKISFEGKVALVTGAASGLGHATAKAFAESGASVALADWNERATHAAVDELIAQGHKAIGIRCDVSDDAQVEAMVAETVAAFGRLDAAYNNAGVQNVLAETADTTREDYDRVMGINLRGEWSCMKFELRRMREQGSGAIVNCSSLGGLIGGAERGIYHAAKHGVVGFTKSAALEYAARGIRINAVCPGLIRTPMSDQMVAAGQGDELKAMEKSIPMGRVGRPEEIANAVLWLCSDAASYVTGQSISVDGGFIMR; from the coding sequence ATGAAGATCTCATTCGAAGGAAAGGTCGCGCTAGTGACGGGCGCGGCGTCCGGTTTGGGCCACGCCACGGCAAAGGCTTTCGCGGAATCGGGAGCCTCCGTCGCGCTCGCCGACTGGAACGAGAGGGCAACGCACGCTGCGGTCGACGAACTGATCGCGCAGGGCCATAAGGCCATAGGTATTCGGTGCGACGTCTCGGATGACGCGCAGGTCGAAGCCATGGTCGCGGAGACGGTCGCAGCCTTCGGAAGGCTCGACGCGGCCTATAACAACGCGGGAGTCCAGAACGTTCTGGCCGAGACGGCCGACACGACCCGCGAGGATTACGACCGCGTCATGGGCATCAATCTTCGTGGCGAATGGAGCTGCATGAAGTTCGAGTTGCGTCGGATGCGCGAACAGGGAAGCGGGGCCATAGTCAATTGCTCATCGCTTGGTGGACTCATCGGCGGCGCCGAGCGCGGCATCTACCACGCCGCAAAACATGGGGTAGTCGGATTCACCAAGAGCGCGGCTCTGGAATATGCGGCTCGGGGCATCCGTATCAACGCCGTTTGCCCCGGACTTATCCGGACGCCGATGTCCGATCAAATGGTTGCGGCCGGACAAGGCGACGAGCTCAAGGCCATGGAAAAGAGCATTCCGATGGGACGGGTCGGCCGGCCCGAGGAGATTGCAAATGCGGTCCTCTGGCTCTGCAGCGACGCCGCCAGCTACGTCACCGGCCAGTCGATCTCCGTGGACGGCGGCTTCATAATGCGCTGA
- a CDS encoding IS5 family transposase (programmed frameshift) has product MKPRGVPRVNDRRVLNGIFWVLRSGAPWRDLPEAFGPYTTCYNRFIRWRRAGVWGRIIDALASAHDATVQMIDTSIVRVHQNGACITKNKRQLTGRSRGGLTSKIHAVVDSNGLPVRLALSPGEAHDVRLAGRLLSRLKSGSMLADRGYDADWIRELAMKKGAWANIPPKSNRSDPICFSPYLYRARNRVERFFNRIKQCRRVATRYDRLAANYLAFVQLASIRLWLRLNESAS; this is encoded by the exons ATCAAGCCGCGTGGCGTTCCTCGGGTAAATGACCGTCGTGTCCTCAATGGCATCTTCTGGGTCTTGCGATCGGGAGCGCCCTGGCGTGACCTGCCGGAGGCGTTTGGCCCATACACGACTTGCTACAACCGTTTCATCCGCTGGCGGCGGGCCGGTGTCTGGGGCCGCATCATTGACGCACTTGCCTCTGCCCATGATGCCACTGTCCAGATGATCGACACCTCCATTGTCCGCGTGCATCAGA ATGGAGCCTGCATCACAAAGAACAAGCGCCAATTGACAGGAAGGTCACGCGGCGGCTTGACGAGCAAGATTCATGCGGTGGTCGATAGCAATGGTCTGCCAGTACGGCTGGCGCTGAGCCCCGGTGAGGCCCACGACGTTAGACTTGCCGGAAGGCTGCTGTCTCGCCTGAAATCCGGGTCGATGCTTGCCGACCGCGGCTACGATGCCGACTGGATCAGAGAACTCGCCATGAAGAAAGGCGCATGGGCCAACATCCCGCCGAAAAGTAATCGCAGCGACCCGATCTGCTTCAGCCCCTATCTCTACCGCGCTCGCAACCGGGTCGAGCGGTTCTTCAACAGGATCAAACAATGTCGTCGGGTCGCAACGCGCTACGACAGGCTTGCTGCCAACTACCTTGCCTTCGTTCAACTCGCGTCAATCAGGCTATGGCTGCGCCTTAATGAGTCCGCGTCCTAG
- a CDS encoding tyrosine-type recombinase/integrase, which produces MAVSSITIRAVQALKSGEAIWDADHRQAVRGFGVRRQRDQATYVLKYRMFGRQRFVTIGPHGAPWTPELARREAKRLLGLVADGKDPADEKAKARMQAADTLRVIANQYLRNAKQRLRPGTYAGIERYLLVSWKPLHPVSVFQITRGHISARIADIASRHGKVSAARARTALSSMFNWAIREGLDIAANPVLGTNRPAQPGSRERVLTETELSVIWHACGDDDYGRIVRLLLVTAQRRDEVGSMQWAELNTSSGIWTLPSARTKNHREHSLPLVPAALALLPPRRTGRDFLFGDGPRRSGDPHRGFSGWSKSKAALDERIAEALGEPLPHWTVHDLRRSASTVMADRLGVLPHVVEAILNHVSGHRAGVAGVYNRARYATEMRKALQRWAEHVTALLAQKPAHVDNVIAGAALSDLRCLHEAVGIHS; this is translated from the coding sequence ATGGCGGTCTCAAGTATAACGATTCGCGCAGTACAAGCGCTCAAGTCAGGCGAAGCTATTTGGGACGCAGACCACCGCCAAGCGGTGCGGGGTTTTGGCGTTCGGCGTCAACGTGACCAGGCGACCTACGTCCTCAAGTACCGAATGTTCGGCCGGCAGCGCTTTGTTACCATCGGTCCTCATGGCGCCCCCTGGACGCCCGAGCTTGCACGCAGGGAAGCCAAGCGGCTTTTGGGCCTGGTTGCCGATGGCAAAGACCCGGCGGACGAGAAGGCCAAGGCCCGCATGCAGGCGGCCGACACCCTCCGGGTGATCGCAAATCAATATCTCCGGAACGCCAAACAAAGGTTGAGGCCCGGGACCTATGCGGGAATAGAACGGTACCTGTTGGTCAGTTGGAAACCTTTGCATCCTGTCTCGGTCTTCCAGATCACCCGGGGTCATATCTCGGCTCGTATCGCTGACATCGCATCACGTCATGGAAAGGTCTCAGCGGCCCGCGCCCGTACAGCCCTGTCCTCAATGTTCAACTGGGCAATACGCGAGGGCCTCGATATCGCCGCGAACCCGGTTCTCGGCACTAACCGACCTGCGCAACCGGGAAGCCGCGAACGGGTCCTCACGGAGACGGAGCTATCAGTCATCTGGCACGCCTGTGGCGATGACGATTACGGGCGCATTGTGCGTTTGTTGCTGGTCACAGCCCAACGCCGCGATGAAGTGGGCAGCATGCAATGGGCCGAACTTAATACCTCTTCGGGGATCTGGACGCTGCCAAGCGCCCGGACCAAGAACCATCGCGAGCACTCCCTCCCGCTGGTTCCCGCCGCCTTGGCCCTACTCCCGCCCCGCCGAACCGGCCGAGACTTCCTCTTCGGTGACGGACCCCGACGCAGCGGTGACCCACACCGTGGGTTCTCCGGCTGGTCAAAGTCGAAGGCCGCGCTTGACGAGCGCATCGCCGAGGCCCTAGGCGAACCCCTGCCCCATTGGACGGTTCACGATCTCCGGAGATCGGCGTCCACGGTGATGGCCGACCGGCTTGGCGTGTTGCCGCACGTCGTGGAAGCAATCCTAAACCATGTCAGCGGCCACAGGGCCGGCGTCGCCGGGGTATATAACCGCGCTCGGTATGCAACCGAAATGCGCAAGGCGCTTCAGCGCTGGGCGGAACACGTTACGGCCTTGTTGGCCCAAAAGCCGGCACATGTTGACAATGTGATAGCGGGCGCCGCGCTCTCTGATCTTAGATGTCTCCACGAGGCTGTCGGGATCCACTCCTAG
- a CDS encoding ParA family protein → MNVIVFASRKGGSGKSTLAAHLAAQVHKATKPCLLIDADPQGSLTLWHKLRGTNEPAIKTAVNSVSGIIAQAKRDGIEWVFIDTPPNLSAVVDDSIKNATMVIIPARPGVFDVNAVQETIQTCRSMRKPYAVVINGAPAQRDGAESRIVAIAREALAKFRAPVWSGQITNRADLLMALGQGEGAREYYAEGRAAAEINRLWAAIERSIKAIRGTASASGAMHKQAA, encoded by the coding sequence ATGAACGTGATTGTTTTCGCTTCGCGTAAGGGGGGCTCGGGGAAAAGTACCCTGGCTGCTCACCTCGCCGCGCAAGTGCACAAGGCAACGAAGCCCTGTCTGCTGATCGACGCCGATCCGCAGGGCTCGCTGACGCTCTGGCATAAATTGCGCGGCACCAACGAGCCGGCGATCAAGACGGCGGTGAACTCGGTCAGCGGGATCATTGCTCAAGCCAAGCGCGACGGCATCGAGTGGGTGTTCATCGACACGCCGCCGAATTTGTCGGCTGTGGTCGACGACTCGATCAAGAACGCCACGATGGTGATCATTCCGGCGCGGCCCGGCGTGTTCGACGTCAACGCGGTGCAGGAAACGATTCAGACCTGCCGCTCGATGCGCAAGCCCTACGCCGTCGTGATCAACGGCGCGCCTGCGCAGCGTGATGGTGCCGAAAGCCGCATCGTCGCGATCGCGCGTGAGGCGCTGGCGAAATTCCGCGCACCGGTGTGGAGCGGCCAGATCACCAACCGCGCCGACCTTCTGATGGCGCTCGGCCAGGGTGAAGGCGCGCGCGAATATTATGCGGAAGGCCGCGCCGCAGCCGAGATCAATCGGCTGTGGGCCGCGATCGAACGCTCGATCAAGGCAATTCGCGGCACGGCGTCGGCGTCCGGCGCGATGCACAAGCAGGCGGCGTAA